One Lactobacillus sp. ESL0785 DNA window includes the following coding sequences:
- a CDS encoding PTS lactose/cellobiose transporter subunit IIA produces MDGIEQVAFEMISNTGEARSLLMKIIDDADKGNFDNYEADFKKANDCLKTAQKVHLKVISSEADQKKLPFSILLVHAEDQMMAAELIRDLAQYIVNINKQLVELKEKEK; encoded by the coding sequence ATGGACGGAATTGAACAGGTTGCTTTTGAAATGATCAGCAATACTGGTGAAGCCAGATCGTTATTGATGAAGATTATTGATGATGCAGATAAAGGTAATTTTGATAATTATGAAGCTGATTTTAAGAAAGCTAATGACTGCTTGAAAACAGCACAGAAGGTGCATTTGAAGGTAATTAGCTCTGAAGCAGATCAGAAGAAATTACCTTTTAGTATTCTATTAGTTCATGCCGAAGATCAAATGATGGCGGCAGAGTTGATTCGCGATTTAGCTCAATATATTGTTAATATTAATAAGCAACTAGTTGAGCTAAAAGAAAAGGAAAAATAA
- a CDS encoding BadF/BadG/BcrA/BcrD ATPase family protein: protein MKYRIGIDSGGTHIVASSFDEQGQLLKQVTAGPGNIFLDQTGTIRRLLEVINELTAALGKADCTRILIGIAGLETNGNVHEVTSELQKQLQLKVELVSDAQLALINGLHGQDGTLVIAGTGSIVYGTCQGQSYRFGGWGNLLDDAGSAYKIAAAATQIALRQYDQGKETTLGSLLLQLTKTATMPALVKKYYQLSREEIAAFAKEIAVLAASDHLAEQVITQQAAALAVEVVGLLERYPQPMPKLLALSGSVLTNNQQFRVTLLRQIKQTYPQIQAHIVTDNNSCGVLY from the coding sequence ATGAAATATCGAATTGGTATTGATAGTGGCGGTACGCATATTGTTGCTAGCAGCTTCGATGAGCAGGGGCAATTACTAAAGCAGGTGACAGCTGGTCCGGGGAATATTTTTTTGGATCAGACAGGAACAATTAGGCGTCTGCTGGAGGTAATTAATGAGTTAACGGCTGCATTGGGTAAGGCTGACTGCACACGAATTTTAATTGGCATTGCTGGTCTTGAAACTAATGGTAATGTGCACGAAGTAACTAGTGAACTACAGAAGCAGCTGCAGCTTAAAGTTGAATTAGTTAGTGATGCACAATTGGCATTAATTAACGGCTTGCACGGACAAGATGGCACTTTGGTAATTGCTGGAACAGGTTCAATTGTTTATGGCACTTGTCAGGGACAAAGTTACCGCTTCGGTGGTTGGGGCAACTTGCTGGATGATGCTGGCAGTGCTTATAAGATTGCGGCAGCTGCAACGCAAATAGCATTGCGACAATATGATCAGGGAAAAGAAACAACTCTGGGAAGCTTGCTGTTGCAACTGACTAAAACAGCAACAATGCCGGCTTTAGTGAAAAAATATTATCAATTAAGTCGTGAAGAAATTGCTGCTTTTGCGAAAGAAATTGCAGTTTTGGCTGCAAGTGATCATTTGGCTGAACAGGTAATTACCCAACAGGCAGCAGCTTTGGCTGTAGAAGTTGTGGGCTTGTTAGAGCGTTATCCGCAGCCAATGCCGAAGCTGCTAGCTTTATCTGGTTCAGTTTTGACTAATAACCAGCAATTTAGAGTAACCTTGTTAAGACAAATTAAGCAGACTTATCCACAAATTCAAGCACATATTGTTACTGATAATAATAGTTGTGGTGTTTTATATTAA
- a CDS encoding ECF transporter S component, which yields MFTRSSKWNVKSIILVALIGIIMGIIYTYGFNWAYNLVKMALLPTGFAPVTDTVFSGLWLIAAPLAMYFVPTVGSGTVGEVLAAIVEMAIGGQWGAITVVSGLIQGATNEIGFFPKKERYQQFTWKSVMTGAFFAGLGAFIPTYFLYGWNKFSITLQVVMFITDIVSALVFDGVLVKLITNLFDRALRPRLA from the coding sequence ATGTTCACAAGATCATCCAAATGGAATGTGAAGTCGATTATTTTGGTGGCTTTAATAGGTATTATTATGGGTATCATTTATACATACGGCTTTAATTGGGCTTATAACTTAGTTAAAATGGCGTTATTGCCAACCGGTTTTGCGCCAGTGACAGATACTGTCTTTTCTGGTTTATGGTTAATTGCAGCGCCATTGGCTATGTACTTTGTCCCTACTGTAGGTTCAGGTACAGTTGGGGAAGTCTTAGCAGCAATTGTTGAAATGGCGATTGGTGGTCAATGGGGTGCAATTACCGTTGTTTCTGGCTTAATTCAAGGAGCAACCAACGAGATTGGCTTTTTCCCGAAAAAAGAACGTTACCAACAATTTACGTGGAAAAGTGTTATGACTGGAGCATTTTTTGCAGGACTAGGTGCATTTATTCCAACTTATTTCTTATATGGTTGGAATAAATTTAGCATAACTTTGCAAGTTGTCATGTTTATTACTGACATTGTTTCTGCACTTGTATTTGACGGGGTTTTGGTAAAGTTGATTACCAACTTATTTGATCGTGCTTTGCGGCCGCGCTTAGCGTAA
- the hpt gene encoding hypoxanthine phosphoribosyltransferase, translated as MPKNDNINRIIDHKLFTEDDIHQMCVRLGKQLTEDYAGKKPLVVGALKGAIFFLTDLVREMDVEEELDFMDVSSYGEGFSSSGKVELVSDLTTDVKDRDVLIVEDIVDTGLTLQYMKDLLKKRGAKSVKCCVLLNKEANRATDVEIEYYGSKVGNEFVVGYGLDFMNAFRNIRYIGVLKPEIIKIVNNK; from the coding sequence ATGCCAAAAAACGACAATATTAATAGAATTATTGATCATAAATTATTTACTGAGGATGATATTCATCAAATGTGTGTCCGCTTAGGTAAGCAGCTGACCGAAGATTATGCCGGAAAAAAGCCACTAGTGGTTGGTGCTCTTAAGGGTGCGATTTTCTTTTTAACTGATTTAGTTCGTGAGATGGATGTTGAAGAAGAATTAGACTTTATGGACGTTTCCAGCTATGGCGAAGGATTCTCATCTTCAGGTAAAGTTGAGCTTGTCTCAGATTTAACTACTGATGTTAAAGATCGTGATGTTTTAATCGTTGAAGATATTGTTGATACCGGTTTAACTCTCCAATACATGAAGGATTTACTTAAAAAGCGTGGTGCTAAGAGCGTTAAATGTTGCGTTTTGCTTAATAAAGAAGCTAACAGAGCTACTGACGTTGAAATTGAATATTACGGTTCAAAAGTTGGTAATGAATTTGTCGTTGGTTACGGCCTTGATTTCATGAATGCTTTTCGCAATATCCGCTACATTGGCGTTTTAAAACCAGAAATCATTAAAATTGTTAACAACAAATAA
- a CDS encoding alpha/beta hydrolase-fold protein, translating into MMTNIHNRIETKSQVITDMFYSSKLNLDWNYDVYLPAGYDKNNPGGYPVLYLLHGLGGNHRNLLERFDSQQMLDQLIAASGVKLIGVFVDGFNSFYINGQAGGMQMEAAIMQDLCSLIEHKYRIKSEKAAHIIGGISMGGYGAARLALKYPDYWSKAILLSPAVWRDLPEDNQFRQTLHAWQNEEESWSTKLYNATFPTAYLNSQSKESSFYVETTAKDTVVPVADVRDFVQKLRQNQVKVKFVEDNIDDHNWTYWAKVAPKAYSWVIAQLKNNGEAKHD; encoded by the coding sequence ATGATGACAAATATACATAATCGAATTGAAACCAAGAGTCAAGTTATAACTGACATGTTTTATTCATCTAAATTAAATTTGGATTGGAATTATGATGTTTACTTGCCGGCAGGCTATGACAAAAATAATCCTGGCGGTTACCCTGTCTTGTATTTATTGCATGGCTTGGGTGGTAATCATCGTAATTTGTTAGAACGATTTGATTCCCAACAGATGCTAGATCAGCTGATTGCTGCAAGTGGTGTAAAGCTGATTGGCGTGTTTGTTGATGGCTTCAATTCTTTTTATATTAATGGCCAAGCTGGCGGGATGCAGATGGAAGCCGCAATTATGCAGGATTTGTGTTCGTTAATTGAACATAAATATCGGATAAAATCTGAAAAGGCAGCTCATATAATCGGTGGAATTTCGATGGGCGGTTATGGTGCTGCCCGATTAGCCTTAAAGTATCCTGATTATTGGAGTAAGGCGATATTACTGTCACCAGCTGTGTGGCGGGATTTACCTGAAGATAATCAATTTCGGCAGACTTTGCATGCTTGGCAGAATGAAGAAGAATCGTGGTCAACTAAGTTATATAACGCAACTTTTCCGACGGCTTATCTTAATTCGCAAAGTAAAGAAAGTAGTTTTTATGTAGAAACAACGGCTAAAGATACAGTTGTTCCAGTTGCTGATGTTAGAGATTTTGTTCAAAAATTACGGCAAAATCAGGTTAAGGTTAAGTTCGTCGAAGATAATATTGATGATCATAATTGGACTTATTGGGCTAAAGTAGCTCCTAAGGCTTATAGTTGGGTAATTGCGCAATTAAAAAATAATGGTGAAGCCAAGCATGATTGA
- a CDS encoding ECF transporter S component, with the protein MFIRFSKWNIKAIIFVVLIGILLGFIYEFGVDNLYNLGKILLVPTGFAPATDSIFTGLWLIAAPLTMYFVPLPGAGIIGEVLASVVEMLLGGQWGIMTIVSGLVQGATNEIGFFPKKERYQKFSWKSVLTGAVCAGIGAFVRRYLVYGLNYYSWQLQLSIFLIDLCSAIVFDGILVKLITKLFARGLKPKIK; encoded by the coding sequence ATGTTTATTAGATTTTCAAAATGGAATATTAAAGCAATTATTTTTGTTGTCTTAATTGGGATTTTATTAGGTTTTATCTACGAGTTTGGTGTTGATAATTTATATAATTTAGGCAAAATCTTATTGGTACCGACAGGCTTTGCACCAGCAACGGATTCTATCTTTACAGGGTTATGGCTAATTGCAGCACCGTTAACCATGTACTTTGTTCCCTTGCCAGGGGCTGGAATAATTGGTGAAGTTTTGGCTTCTGTGGTTGAAATGCTGCTAGGTGGTCAATGGGGCATTATGACAATAGTTTCTGGCTTAGTTCAGGGAGCGACAAATGAAATAGGTTTTTTCCCGAAAAAAGAACGATATCAAAAGTTTTCGTGGAAAAGTGTCTTAACTGGAGCTGTTTGCGCTGGCATTGGTGCGTTTGTTAGAAGATACCTTGTTTATGGTTTAAATTATTATTCGTGGCAATTACAACTTAGTATTTTTTTAATTGATCTTTGTTCGGCCATTGTTTTTGATGGCATTTTGGTTAAGTTGATTACTAAGTTATTTGCACGAGGATTAAAACCGAAAATTAAATAA
- a CDS encoding MupG family TIM beta-alpha barrel fold protein, giving the protein MTMRHIGLSIYPDHSDAQKDEQYLLLGEKYGYTRIFMSMLEAKDVEATKKKFQHIIQFGNKHGFSTTLDVSPRIFKQLGVSYTDLSFFKELGAAAIRLDEGFDGKTEAELTYNPEQMIIELNMSNNTGYLDNILSYQANEPFIYGCHNFYPQVGCGLEDHFFEECSKNFKKHGIHTAAFVSSQCGKHGPWDVNDGLPTRENDRYLPIEVQAKSLFMTNLIDDVIIGNSYASEDELRRLSELDRYMLSFDVDLLPSISPLEKQILLEDKHFRRGDSNALVARSTMPRVWHRDEANPAHDNQEQFQVGDILIGNDDFGIYKNELQVVLQPHSDKRKNKIAAIKPSELSLLKYLRPWTKFKFESHQDE; this is encoded by the coding sequence ATGACAATGCGACATATTGGGTTATCCATTTATCCTGATCATAGTGATGCCCAAAAAGACGAGCAATATTTATTGCTGGGAGAAAAGTATGGCTATACCCGAATTTTTATGAGTATGTTAGAAGCTAAGGATGTTGAAGCAACTAAGAAAAAGTTTCAACATATTATTCAGTTTGGTAATAAGCATGGCTTCAGTACAACTTTGGATGTGTCACCCCGGATTTTTAAGCAATTAGGAGTTTCATATACTGATTTATCATTTTTTAAAGAGTTAGGTGCTGCAGCAATTAGGCTTGATGAAGGGTTTGATGGTAAGACCGAGGCCGAATTGACTTATAATCCTGAACAGATGATTATTGAATTAAATATGAGTAACAATACGGGCTACTTAGATAATATTTTAAGCTATCAGGCTAATGAACCGTTTATTTATGGTTGTCATAACTTTTATCCTCAAGTAGGTTGCGGCCTAGAAGACCATTTCTTTGAGGAATGTAGTAAAAATTTTAAGAAGCATGGTATTCATACAGCTGCGTTTGTTTCTAGTCAATGTGGTAAACATGGTCCATGGGATGTGAATGATGGTTTGCCAACACGTGAAAACGACCGATACTTACCGATTGAGGTACAGGCTAAGTCATTATTTATGACTAATTTAATTGATGATGTCATTATTGGTAATTCATATGCTAGTGAAGATGAATTACGTCGGCTGAGCGAATTAGACAGATATATGCTTTCTTTTGATGTTGATTTGTTGCCAAGTATTAGTCCATTAGAAAAGCAAATTTTGTTAGAAGATAAGCATTTTCGCCGTGGTGATAGCAATGCCTTAGTAGCTCGTTCAACTATGCCACGAGTTTGGCATCGTGATGAAGCTAATCCTGCTCATGATAATCAAGAACAATTTCAAGTCGGCGATATCTTAATTGGTAATGATGACTTCGGGATTTATAAGAATGAGCTACAAGTTGTTTTACAGCCGCATAGTGATAAACGGAAAAATAAGATTGCTGCAATTAAACCAAGCGAATTGTCATTACTCAAATATTTGCGGCCGTGGACTAAATTTAAGTTTGAAAGCCATCAGGATGAATAA
- the pbp4b gene encoding penicillin binding protein PBP4B yields MIEFIALESEPHGSFQQDITYPQAVPAVNLTTALLNLQMQTFQSYFGQGVLYLRLAATATKDKLLINGQPLELAALPALVWVKVDISSYTINGVNKLQVGLNTVNQKLQLKIPYPVLVDQTKQYQKNNGFKLIDTLIENEIAAGFPSAQLVVIHNGAIVKQKSYGRVNRYSQTGQMLTAAPRVTDGTLYDIASNTKMWATNLALQKLVYEQQLDLKAKIASIFPIFKDQPDDQIKGKNDLTVQDLLEHQAGFPADPQYFDNHDPLAARIYTQDRSQILAKISATPLSYQPGTKTIYSDVDYMLLGLIIEKITGQREDEYVFKNIYEPLGLLHITFNPLAHGFNREQIAATELDGNTFAGCNYFNHVRTNTIQGEVHDSKAYYTMKGVSGHAGLFSNAADLAVLAQMVLNYGGYARQQFFDLNTLAEFAKPKSADPTFGLGWRRQADDGYARIFSNQPGSNTIGHTGWTGTVTLVDFQREIAIILLTNKRNSPIINQQTKDFAGSHYLVGKYGDLISLVYAALDEDSVAANDQKLWDLLRSKYIQIVIQPAAAVQADKQDLAALYQTVIDRAQSNHDICQLLQSSLGIEIKQFLAEDLGEKS; encoded by the coding sequence ATGATTGAATTTATCGCACTTGAAAGTGAACCACACGGCTCTTTTCAACAGGATATTACTTATCCTCAAGCAGTACCAGCAGTGAACTTAACAACGGCGCTTCTTAACTTGCAAATGCAAACTTTTCAGTCATATTTTGGCCAAGGAGTGCTTTATCTAAGATTGGCTGCAACGGCGACTAAAGATAAATTATTGATTAATGGTCAACCGTTGGAACTTGCGGCTTTACCAGCTTTGGTTTGGGTAAAGGTTGATATTAGCAGCTATACAATTAACGGGGTTAATAAGTTGCAAGTTGGTTTAAATACCGTTAACCAAAAGCTGCAGCTTAAAATTCCTTACCCAGTTTTAGTGGATCAGACAAAGCAATATCAGAAAAATAATGGCTTTAAGTTAATTGATACGTTAATTGAAAATGAAATTGCAGCAGGCTTTCCGTCAGCACAATTAGTAGTTATTCATAATGGTGCAATTGTGAAGCAGAAGTCTTATGGACGGGTTAATCGCTATTCGCAAACCGGTCAGATGTTGACAGCTGCACCTAGAGTAACTGATGGAACACTTTATGATATTGCTTCTAATACTAAGATGTGGGCTACTAATTTAGCTTTACAAAAATTAGTTTATGAGCAGCAACTAGATTTAAAAGCGAAGATTGCTAGTATTTTTCCTATCTTTAAGGATCAACCTGACGATCAGATTAAGGGTAAAAATGATTTGACTGTTCAAGACTTGTTGGAGCACCAGGCTGGATTTCCAGCTGACCCACAGTATTTTGATAATCATGATCCACTGGCTGCTAGGATTTATACCCAAGATCGGAGTCAAATTTTAGCAAAGATTAGTGCGACACCATTAAGTTATCAGCCGGGTACAAAAACAATTTATTCTGATGTTGACTACATGCTTTTGGGATTAATTATTGAAAAAATTACTGGTCAACGTGAAGATGAATATGTTTTTAAGAATATCTATGAGCCATTAGGATTGCTGCATATTACTTTTAATCCACTTGCACATGGCTTTAATCGTGAACAGATTGCAGCAACTGAACTTGACGGAAACACTTTTGCGGGTTGTAATTATTTTAATCATGTTCGAACGAATACAATTCAAGGTGAGGTGCATGATTCTAAGGCTTATTACACAATGAAGGGTGTTAGTGGTCATGCTGGTCTGTTCAGTAATGCAGCTGATTTAGCAGTTTTAGCTCAAATGGTACTTAATTATGGTGGCTACGCGCGACAACAGTTCTTTGACTTGAATACTTTAGCTGAATTTGCTAAACCCAAATCTGCTGATCCAACTTTTGGCTTGGGTTGGCGGCGGCAGGCTGATGATGGTTATGCACGAATTTTTTCTAACCAGCCTGGATCTAATACAATTGGGCATACAGGTTGGACAGGCACGGTGACATTAGTTGACTTTCAACGTGAAATAGCAATTATTTTGCTGACTAATAAGCGTAATTCGCCGATTATTAACCAGCAGACGAAGGATTTTGCTGGTAGCCATTATCTAGTGGGCAAGTACGGTGACCTAATTAGTTTAGTTTATGCGGCGCTAGATGAAGATAGTGTTGCAGCTAATGATCAAAAATTATGGGATCTATTGCGATCAAAGTATATTCAGATCGTAATCCAGCCTGCAGCAGCTGTTCAAGCTGATAAGCAGGATTTAGCGGCTCTGTATCAAACTGTAATTGATCGTGCTCAGAGTAATCACGATATTTGTCAATTGCTTCAATCATCATTAGGAATAGAGATTAAGCAGTTTTTAGCTGAAGATTTAGGTGAAAAATCATGA
- a CDS encoding M42 family peptidase — protein MKKEQEIKMLKAFSDANSTSGFEEEFVKLFTKTVKDIADVKVDGMLNVYAAKKENQANKPVIQLDAHSDSVGFITQAVRPSGMLKFVPLGGWVKYNIPALRVKVRNRDGEYIPGVVATKPPHFMTQEERNNVPEVAEMSIDVGSSSRAETINDYKIDTGCPIFVDVKCEYHEKSGLFFGKDFDDRFGAAAMADVLDNLKGEETPFNVVAALSSQEEVGLRGAYVTAKTIKPDVGIVLESCPADDTFTPDWLSQTALKHGPMIRDMDTSFLPNPKFEQYACDQADKNHIAYTRSVRTGGGQDGAAIYYENGAPTIVIGIPVRYEHSPYCFTAYQDFKAAVDLTVAIIRDLTKEKLASFSQF, from the coding sequence ATGAAAAAAGAACAAGAAATAAAGATGTTAAAGGCATTTTCGGATGCTAACTCAACTTCTGGCTTTGAAGAAGAATTTGTCAAATTGTTTACTAAGACAGTTAAAGATATTGCTGATGTTAAGGTCGACGGGATGTTGAATGTGTATGCAGCCAAAAAAGAGAATCAGGCTAATAAGCCCGTCATTCAACTTGATGCCCACTCTGATTCGGTTGGTTTTATTACGCAGGCAGTGCGACCGAGTGGTATGTTAAAGTTTGTGCCCCTTGGCGGCTGGGTGAAGTACAATATTCCAGCTTTGCGAGTTAAAGTGAGAAATCGTGATGGTGAGTATATTCCAGGTGTGGTTGCAACTAAGCCACCGCATTTTATGACTCAAGAAGAACGGAACAATGTACCTGAAGTTGCTGAAATGTCAATTGATGTTGGTTCAAGTTCTCGTGCAGAAACGATTAATGATTATAAAATCGATACTGGTTGTCCTATTTTTGTTGATGTTAAGTGTGAATATCATGAAAAGTCTGGTTTGTTTTTTGGTAAAGACTTTGATGACCGTTTTGGTGCAGCAGCAATGGCTGATGTCTTGGATAATTTAAAAGGTGAAGAGACTCCATTTAATGTTGTTGCGGCCCTGTCTAGTCAAGAAGAAGTTGGTCTGCGTGGTGCTTATGTGACAGCAAAAACAATTAAACCAGATGTTGGCATTGTGCTGGAATCATGTCCAGCAGATGACACTTTTACACCTGATTGGTTATCGCAAACAGCTCTGAAGCATGGTCCAATGATCCGTGACATGGATACTTCGTTTTTGCCTAATCCTAAGTTTGAACAATATGCTTGTGATCAGGCTGATAAAAATCATATTGCCTATACTCGTTCAGTTCGAACTGGTGGGGGTCAAGATGGCGCCGCAATTTATTATGAAAATGGGGCACCAACGATTGTAATTGGCATTCCAGTTCGTTATGAGCATTCGCCATATTGCTTTACTGCTTACCAAGATTTTAAGGCGGCAGTTGATTTAACAGTGGCAATTATTCGTGATTTAACTAAGGAAAAATTAGCCAGTTTTAGTCAATTTTAA
- a CDS encoding PTS transporter subunit EIIC, with product MKFNSEKIANGMASLAGNRYFTAIRDGMSVIIPVSIVSSFFTLVAQLPTLIPALKPALTPYLADLTIPVTFSIGLMALFSCYAIAASLAKTYKLDRNSTSTIATMVFLLLAIKPGTITPQMAKTTGIAAGTVFPAQNFGAYGLFTAMVVAILSVEVIRFFKKHNLVIKMPDVIPPAVLNAFTSLIPAAVLIIVAWFIRVGLNFDFNAFLMQLLSPLAYFGKDNLISVLVPIFFNSLFWMFGIHGAITSTPVVPYWYAHLNANMAAIAHGATAATVPHFMTEQFLQFFVYIGGSGSILALCILLAFMSKSKTGKAMGAVVLVPSIFNINEPIIFGLPIVLNPYFAVPFILAPMADGIITWAATVMGLLNKTTSMVPWPLPAPIGAFLATGYDWRAIIVTLINIAVSALIYFPFFKMWDKHQVKIEAETAAEEAQAAKA from the coding sequence ATGAAATTTAATTCAGAAAAAATAGCTAACGGAATGGCATCCTTAGCTGGGAATCGTTATTTTACTGCTATTCGTGATGGGATGTCGGTAATTATTCCGGTATCAATTGTTAGTTCATTTTTTACGTTGGTAGCACAGCTGCCAACATTGATCCCAGCATTAAAACCAGCTTTAACGCCATATTTAGCTGATTTAACAATTCCAGTAACATTTTCAATTGGGTTAATGGCGTTGTTTTCTTGTTATGCAATTGCTGCAAGTTTAGCTAAAACTTATAAGCTGGATCGTAATTCAACCAGTACAATTGCAACGATGGTTTTCTTACTATTAGCAATTAAGCCAGGAACAATTACGCCGCAAATGGCTAAAACGACTGGAATTGCAGCTGGTACGGTTTTCCCAGCACAAAACTTTGGTGCTTACGGGTTGTTTACCGCAATGGTAGTAGCCATTTTATCAGTTGAAGTTATTCGTTTCTTTAAAAAGCATAACTTAGTTATTAAGATGCCGGATGTTATTCCGCCAGCTGTTTTAAATGCTTTTACTTCGTTAATTCCAGCTGCAGTTTTAATTATTGTAGCTTGGTTTATTAGAGTAGGACTTAATTTTGACTTTAATGCCTTCTTAATGCAATTATTGTCACCATTAGCTTACTTTGGTAAAGATAATTTGATTTCCGTATTAGTACCAATCTTCTTTAATTCACTGTTTTGGATGTTCGGTATTCACGGAGCTATTACGTCAACACCAGTTGTCCCATACTGGTACGCACACTTGAATGCAAATATGGCTGCTATTGCTCATGGAGCAACTGCTGCAACTGTGCCACACTTTATGACTGAACAATTCTTGCAATTCTTCGTTTATATTGGTGGTTCTGGTTCAATTTTGGCACTTTGTATTTTATTAGCTTTCATGTCGAAGTCTAAGACTGGTAAGGCAATGGGAGCAGTTGTTTTAGTACCAAGTATCTTTAATATTAATGAGCCAATTATTTTTGGTTTGCCAATTGTGTTAAACCCTTACTTTGCAGTACCGTTTATTTTAGCGCCAATGGCTGATGGGATTATCACTTGGGCAGCTACAGTAATGGGACTATTAAATAAAACAACGTCAATGGTTCCATGGCCGCTTCCAGCACCAATTGGTGCCTTTCTGGCTACTGGTTATGATTGGCGGGCAATTATCGTTACGTTAATTAATATTGCGGTTTCTGCTTTGATTTACTTCCCATTCTTCAAGATGTGGGATAAGCACCAAGTTAAGATTGAAGCTGAAACAGCTGCTGAAGAAGCTCAAGCTGCAAAGGCTTAA
- a CDS encoding MFS transporter, giving the protein MNIINEYSHGLTKEQKWTIASTSSGFMLENMDVLFLSFAMSSIISDLHLSGGAAGLISSVTNLGMLVGGIVFGILGDKIGRVKTFSHTVIIFAVATACMAFANNLYLIYGLRFLAGIGAGGEYGVGIALIAEAFPKNQIGEMTSIAAVGGQVGAIFAALIAAWIIPTAGWHMLFLVGIVPVVLIIFVRRHLHESKQFLTVKAEEKGSLLVNVAQKMFASARLAWQSIGLMIMMTVQIAGYFGLMNWLPTIVQKQLHLNVANSSLWMIATIVGMSIGMMTFGTIFDHFGPRRAFAIFLIGSAVMVYTLSLANSLLSLLLIGAVVGFFSNGMFGGYGAVISRLYPTEIRSSANNIIVNIGRAIGGFSSVIIGILMDHYNLTVVMGFLSSLYVISLLIMFSLPGLKNLAD; this is encoded by the coding sequence ATGAATATAATTAATGAGTACAGTCATGGCCTAACTAAGGAACAGAAGTGGACAATTGCGTCAACTTCGTCTGGTTTTATGTTGGAGAACATGGATGTACTTTTTTTATCGTTTGCGATGAGCTCAATTATTAGCGACCTACATTTGTCTGGTGGTGCTGCTGGGCTAATTTCATCAGTTACTAATTTGGGGATGCTAGTTGGCGGTATTGTATTTGGTATTTTGGGCGATAAAATTGGTCGGGTAAAGACCTTTAGTCATACTGTAATTATTTTTGCCGTAGCAACAGCTTGTATGGCATTTGCGAATAATCTTTACTTAATTTATGGCTTGCGGTTTTTGGCTGGAATTGGTGCTGGTGGCGAGTATGGTGTAGGAATAGCTTTAATTGCTGAAGCCTTTCCTAAAAATCAGATTGGGGAAATGACTTCAATTGCAGCCGTTGGTGGCCAAGTTGGTGCCATTTTTGCCGCTTTAATTGCAGCTTGGATTATTCCAACTGCAGGTTGGCACATGTTATTTTTAGTGGGAATTGTACCAGTTGTTTTAATTATCTTTGTGAGAAGACATTTACATGAGAGTAAGCAGTTTTTAACAGTTAAAGCAGAAGAAAAGGGCTCATTATTAGTTAATGTTGCGCAAAAAATGTTTGCTTCTGCTCGACTTGCTTGGCAAAGTATCGGATTAATGATCATGATGACTGTGCAAATTGCTGGATATTTTGGCTTAATGAATTGGTTGCCAACGATTGTACAGAAGCAGTTACACTTAAATGTGGCTAATTCAAGTTTGTGGATGATTGCAACAATTGTGGGAATGAGTATTGGCATGATGACTTTTGGAACGATTTTTGATCATTTTGGTCCGCGACGCGCATTTGCAATTTTTTTAATTGGGTCTGCAGTCATGGTATACACTTTGAGTTTAGCGAATAGCTTACTCAGCTTGTTATTAATTGGGGCAGTGGTCGGTTTCTTTTCTAACGGGATGTTTGGCGGCTATGGCGCGGTTATCAGTAGGTTATACCCAACAGAAATTCGTTCAAGTGCTAACAACATTATTGTTAATATTGGCCGAGCAATTGGTGGTTTTTCTTCGGTAATTATTGGCATTTTAATGGATCACTACAACTTAACGGTAGTGATGGGCTTTTTGTCTAGTCTGTATGTCATTAGTTTGCTAATTATGTTTAGCTTGCCCGGATTAAAGAACTTAGCAGATTAG
- a CDS encoding PTS fructose transporter subunit IIA yields the protein MKILLSCSGGMSSSLIATGLEKEGKKRGQDVIVKATGTENVADDLSADQYDVVLLAPQAVYRKQAVADEAKDHNIKFVMIPRTMYNPLAAGKLLDLVNEELKK from the coding sequence ATGAAAATTTTATTATCATGCAGTGGTGGAATGAGTTCATCATTGATTGCTACAGGTCTTGAAAAAGAAGGTAAGAAACGTGGTCAAGATGTAATTGTTAAGGCTACAGGCACTGAAAATGTCGCTGATGATTTGAGTGCTGACCAATATGATGTTGTCTTACTGGCACCACAGGCTGTTTACCGTAAGCAAGCAGTTGCAGATGAGGCTAAGGATCATAATATTAAGTTTGTTATGATTCCGCGAACAATGTATAATCCTCTAGCTGCGGGTAAGTTGCTTGACCTAGTAAATGAAGAATTGAAAAAATAA